GAGGTCAAATACCTCTTGCTTGATATCTTCTTTTTTTAGTGGTTTCATCTTCTCAGCTTTTTTATGTTCTATTTAAAAGTACGAAAACAACATGATTAGCTACATACTTTTAACAATTGAAAAAGCCTCATTCCCAATTAAGTAGGAAAGAGGCTTTGTTTATTTATGAGATTAAAGTATTACCCCAAACTCGCTAAACTTTTTTCTAAAGTTTCAATTTTAGCCTCAGCATCTGCCATTTTTTGACGCTCTATCGCTATTACTTTTTCAGGTGCATTGCTTACAAATCGTTCATTAGAAAGTTTCTTCTGAACAGATACCAAGAATCCTTTAGTATATTTTAACTCTTCGTTGATCTTAACGATTTCTGCTTCAATATCAATAGCTCCTTCCATTGGCACAAAGTATTCGTTACTTTTTACACGGAAGGTCAAAGCGCCTTCTAACTGCGCGTCTAAATAACTAATATCAGATACATTAGTCAGTTTAGAAATGACAACATCCCAACGTTTGCTAGCTTCCTCAGAATTTAAAACTGACAACTCCAATGCTTCTTTCATTGGAATGTTCTTGTTTTTTCTGATGGTTCTTACTCCAGCAATGACCTCAGCAGCGAAATCGAATTGAGCTATTAATTCTTCATCAATTTTACCTACCGTTGGCCATTTTGCTATTACTAATGCCTCACTCTCTTCTCTCTTTGCAATATGCTGCCAAACTTCTTCTGTCAAAAATGGCATAAAAGGATGCAATAATTTTAGGTTCTGCTCAAACAACTGAATCACCTTATCAAAAGTGGTTCTATCTATTGGTTGTTGGTAAGCTGGTTTTATAATCTCTAATAAGGAAGAACTATAATCGTCCCAAACCAATTTATAGATAGACATTAAAGCATCTGAAATACGGAACTTACTAAAATGATCTTCGATTTCTAATAATGTTTTATTCAGCTTAGACTCATACCACTCCAAACCAAGCTTTGAAGCTTCTGGTTGGGGTATATCAGCAATTTCCCAACCTTTTATTAATCGGAAACCATTCCATATTTTATTGGCAAAGTTTTTTCCTTGTTGACATAAATCTTCATCGAACATTAAATCGTTACCTGCAGCAGAACTTAATAATAGACCTACACGGACTCCGTCTGCACCATAATCTTCTATTAGCTTTAAGGCATCGGGCGAATTACCTAAAGACTTAGACATTTTTCTACGTTGCTTATCCCTCACCAATCCGGTGAAATAAACATTTTCAAAAGGTTTTTCACCTCTAAACTCATACCCGGCAACAATCATTCTAGCAACCCAGAAAAATAAAATATCCGGACCTGTTACTAAATCATTTGTTGGGTAGTAATAGTTTATCTCTTCATTATCTGGCTCCATTATACCACCAAATACACTCATTGGCCATAACCACGACGAAAACCACGTATCCAAAACATCTGCATCTTGTCGCAAGTCACTTTCTTGTAATTCTGATTTGCCAGATTTTTCTTTTGCCAGTTTTAGTGCATCTTCTAAATTAGCAGCAACAACAAAATCCTCTTGTCCGTCGCCAAAATAGAACGCTGGTATTTGCTGACCCCACCATAATTGTCTAGAAATATTCCAATCGCGAACATTCTCCATCCAATGACGATAGGTATTATCAAATTTCTTTGGGTGTAGCTTTACATCGCCACTTTCCATTACAGCCTCTAAAGCGGGCTTTGCCAAATCTTCCATTTTCAGGAACCATTGATCAGATAGTTTTGGTTCAATAACCGCCTTAGTTCTTTCTGAAGTACCTACTTTATTGATATGGGTTTCTGTTTTTACCAAAAATCCTTTTTCCTCCAGTTCTTTAGAAATTTCTTTTCGCACTATAAAACGATCTTTACCTTCATAATGCATACCAAAACTATTGAGGCTGGCATTGTCATTAAAGATGTCAATAGTTTCCAAATTATGCTTTTCTCCTAGTGCTTTGTCATTTATGTCATGCGCAGGTGTTACTTTTAAACAACCTGTACCAAATTCAACATCAACATACTCATCTTCAATAATTGGAATAACCCTATTGCAAATTGGCACAATAACCTTTTTACCTTTTAAATGTCTAAAACGTTCATCATTAGGATTTATACAAATAGCTGTATCGCCTAATATTGTTTCCGGTCTCGTGGTTGCAATAGTCACTTTCTCGTTAGAACCTTCTATAGCATAGGCTAAATAATAAAGTAACCCTTGCTTTTCTTCATAAATAACCTCTTCATCTGACAATGTAGTTTGGGCCTCCGGGTCCCAGTTTACCATGCGATACCCACGGTATATAAGTCCTTTATTGTACAGATCAACAAATACTTTTATAACACTGTCATAGCGTTCTTTATCCATTGTAAAGGCTGTACGGTCCCAATCACAAGAACAACCTAATTTTTTTAACTGTTCTAAAATTATACCACCATACTGGTGTGTCCATTCCCAAGCATGTTCTAAAAACTCTTCTCTAGAAAGTTCATTCTTATGAATGCCTTGCTCCTTAAGTTTTGCAACAACTTTTGCTTCTGTCGCTATAGATGCATGATCTGTACCGGGTACCCAACATGCATTTTTACCTAGAAGGCGAGCTCGCCTTATTAATACATCTTGTATTGTAT
The genomic region above belongs to Maribacter hydrothermalis and contains:
- a CDS encoding valine--tRNA ligase; translated protein: MEIPSKYNPQATESHWYDYWMKNGYFHSTPDEREPYSIVIPPPNVTGILHMGHMLNNTIQDVLIRRARLLGKNACWVPGTDHASIATEAKVVAKLKEQGIHKNELSREEFLEHAWEWTHQYGGIILEQLKKLGCSCDWDRTAFTMDKERYDSVIKVFVDLYNKGLIYRGYRMVNWDPEAQTTLSDEEVIYEEKQGLLYYLAYAIEGSNEKVTIATTRPETILGDTAICINPNDERFRHLKGKKVIVPICNRVIPIIEDEYVDVEFGTGCLKVTPAHDINDKALGEKHNLETIDIFNDNASLNSFGMHYEGKDRFIVRKEISKELEEKGFLVKTETHINKVGTSERTKAVIEPKLSDQWFLKMEDLAKPALEAVMESGDVKLHPKKFDNTYRHWMENVRDWNISRQLWWGQQIPAFYFGDGQEDFVVAANLEDALKLAKEKSGKSELQESDLRQDADVLDTWFSSWLWPMSVFGGIMEPDNEEINYYYPTNDLVTGPDILFFWVARMIVAGYEFRGEKPFENVYFTGLVRDKQRRKMSKSLGNSPDALKLIEDYGADGVRVGLLLSSAAGNDLMFDEDLCQQGKNFANKIWNGFRLIKGWEIADIPQPEASKLGLEWYESKLNKTLLEIEDHFSKFRISDALMSIYKLVWDDYSSSLLEIIKPAYQQPIDRTTFDKVIQLFEQNLKLLHPFMPFLTEEVWQHIAKREESEALVIAKWPTVGKIDEELIAQFDFAAEVIAGVRTIRKNKNIPMKEALELSVLNSEEASKRWDVVISKLTNVSDISYLDAQLEGALTFRVKSNEYFVPMEGAIDIEAEIVKINEELKYTKGFLVSVQKKLSNERFVSNAPEKVIAIERQKMADAEAKIETLEKSLASLG